In Salvelinus alpinus chromosome 20, SLU_Salpinus.1, whole genome shotgun sequence, a genomic segment contains:
- the LOC139546559 gene encoding TSC22 domain family protein 1-like isoform X4 → MNSPYYTTVAMDLGVCQLRNFSISFLSSLLSSDSSPVRLDNSSSGASVVAIDNKIEQAMDLVKSHLMYAVREEVEVLKEQIKELIERNSQLEQENSLLKTLASPEQMAQFQAQTQTGSPPTSTQPPAQAPTLPPTQPSHNSGPSA, encoded by the exons ATGAATAGTCCGTACTATACAACAGTGGCGATGGATCTCGGTGTTTGCCAGTTAAGGAATTTTTCTATCTCGTTTTTATCTTCGTTACTGAGCTCGGATAGTTCACCTGTCAGGCTCGACAATAG TTCGTCAGGAGCCAGTGTGGTGGCCATAGACAACAAAATTGAACAGGCTATG GACCTGGTGAAGAGCCACCTGATGTACGCagtgagggaggaggtggaggttctGAAGGAGCAGATCAAGGAGCTGATTGAGAGGAACTCCCAGCTTGAGCAGGAGAACAGCCTTCTGAAGACCCTGGCCAGCCCAGAGCAGATGGCTCAGTTCCAGGCCCAGACCCAGACAGgctcccctcccacctccacaCAGCCTCCAGCCCAGGCACCAACCCTACCCCCGACCCAACCATCACACAACTCTGGACCCTCTGCGTAG
- the LOC139546560 gene encoding stress-associated endoplasmic reticulum protein 2, translating into MVAKQRIRMANEKHSKNITQRGNVAKTLRPQEEKYPVGPWLLALFVFVVCGSAIFQIIQSIRMGM; encoded by the exons ATGGTAGCAAAACAAAGGATCCGTATGGCAAACGAAAAGCACAGCAAAAACATCACGCAGAGAGGGAACGTTGCAAAGACCCTG cgACCTCAGGAAGAGAAGTACCCCGTGGGGCCGTGGCTCCTGGCTCTGTTCGTCTTCGTCGTCTGTGGATCAG CCATCTTTCAGATCATCCAGAGCATCAGGATGGGAATGTGA